A genomic window from Sebaldella sp. S0638 includes:
- a CDS encoding DUF4865 family protein — MIGMQYKINLPSDYNMDIIRERVKNNGYKTDGFHSLKFKFYLITEKNINGNHQNSYAPLYLWKNHSGMNKFLFEGFYDNILESFGWQNIDTGIPLFYDFSDDIKNSKYVFEFTQHIKPARSLTSIKDRIIAETAGFNNHLGILALYNPETWRFSIFLFTDKIDRLYLEKGNYYEILHISDDGKKSDIESSK, encoded by the coding sequence ATGATTGGAATGCAGTATAAAATTAATCTTCCAAGTGATTATAACATGGATATTATAAGAGAAAGAGTAAAAAACAACGGCTATAAAACAGACGGTTTTCACTCTTTAAAATTTAAGTTTTATCTGATTACAGAAAAAAACATTAATGGTAATCATCAGAATTCTTATGCTCCGTTATATCTCTGGAAAAATCATTCTGGAATGAACAAGTTTCTTTTTGAGGGATTTTATGACAACATACTGGAGTCTTTCGGATGGCAGAATATAGATACAGGTATACCTTTATTTTATGATTTTAGTGATGATATTAAGAATTCCAAGTATGTATTTGAATTTACGCAGCATATAAAGCCTGCCAGAAGTCTCACTTCCATAAAAGACAGGATTATTGCCGAAACAGCAGGTTTTAATAATCATCTGGGAATTCTCGCCCTTTATAATCCTGAAACATGGAGATTTTCTATTTTTTTATTTACTGACAAAATAGACAGACTTTATCTGGAAAAAGGAAATTATTATGAAATTCTTCATATATCTGATGACGGCAAAAAATCAGATATTGAATCTTCGAAATAA
- a CDS encoding PTS ascorbate transporter subunit IIC — protein MEILKIFVFDFLGSAPILVGLMALLGLILQKKRPEKIISGTLKTIVGFLIFGGGAGMAVASLASFQTLFSDGFGLKGVLPLAEAITALAQTKFASVVSLVMVVGFICNLLVARFTKFKYIFLTGQHNLYLAALLTVVLKALNFGNVTVIIAGGIILGFAAALYPALAQPWMRKVTGNDEIAMGHYVTIAYALSGWLGSKVGKPEESTEKLKLPGWLSIFKDYIVSVSISIIIFFYIAAFMAGKAKVEQLSGGVSWLVFPLFQSLTFTAALYIIITGVRMFLGEIVPAFVGISEKLIPNAKPALDCPVVFPYAPTATVVGFISAYAGGLICMFILAALHMTVIIPVAIPYFFIGATAGVFGNATGGWKGAIAGGFVTGILIAIGPALLYPVMEVIGLSGTTFPETDFVALGLVIYYLGKMFGR, from the coding sequence ATGGAGATTTTGAAAATATTTGTTTTTGATTTTTTGGGATCAGCTCCGATTCTGGTAGGTTTGATGGCTTTATTAGGACTTATCCTGCAAAAAAAGAGACCTGAAAAAATTATATCGGGGACATTAAAAACAATAGTGGGATTTCTTATTTTCGGCGGTGGAGCCGGTATGGCTGTGGCCTCTCTTGCAAGTTTTCAGACATTGTTCAGTGATGGTTTCGGTCTGAAAGGAGTTCTGCCTCTGGCAGAAGCAATAACGGCACTTGCACAGACGAAGTTTGCATCAGTGGTCTCTCTTGTAATGGTAGTGGGATTTATATGTAATCTGCTTGTAGCCAGATTTACAAAATTTAAGTATATATTTCTTACAGGGCAGCATAACCTGTATCTTGCGGCATTATTAACAGTAGTTCTGAAAGCTCTTAATTTCGGCAATGTTACTGTAATAATAGCGGGAGGAATAATACTGGGGTTTGCAGCGGCACTTTATCCGGCATTGGCACAGCCGTGGATGAGAAAAGTAACAGGAAACGATGAGATTGCAATGGGGCATTATGTTACTATAGCGTACGCGCTTTCGGGATGGCTTGGTTCAAAAGTAGGGAAACCTGAGGAAAGTACAGAAAAGCTGAAACTTCCGGGATGGCTTTCTATATTTAAAGATTATATAGTGTCTGTAAGTATTTCGATAATTATATTTTTCTATATAGCAGCATTTATGGCTGGTAAGGCAAAAGTAGAACAGCTTTCAGGAGGAGTAAGCTGGCTTGTATTTCCGTTATTTCAATCATTAACATTTACTGCGGCTCTATACATTATTATAACAGGAGTAAGAATGTTTTTGGGTGAAATAGTTCCTGCATTTGTGGGGATATCGGAAAAACTCATACCAAATGCAAAACCGGCTCTGGATTGTCCGGTAGTATTTCCATATGCGCCTACTGCTACTGTGGTAGGATTTATATCTGCATATGCAGGCGGGCTTATATGTATGTTTATACTCGCGGCGCTTCATATGACGGTAATAATTCCCGTGGCAATACCGTATTTCTTTATAGGCGCCACAGCAGGTGTTTTTGGTAATGCAACAGGAGGATGGAAAGGAGCCATAGCAGGTGGTTTTGTAACAGGAATACTTATAGCAATAGGACCTGCTCTGTTATATCCTGTTATGGAGGTAATCGGTCTTTCAGGAACTACTTTTCCGGAAACAGACTTTGTGGCTTTAGGTCTGGTAATATATTATCTTGGTAAGATGTTTGGGCGGTGA
- a CDS encoding winged helix-turn-helix transcriptional regulator, translating into MGGKWSFLIIRHLFDGTMRFGEIRKSLHNISPKTLTSCLRELEKNNILTRKVYPTIPPAVEYTLTDKGKDLNNIINEMKLWGKKWT; encoded by the coding sequence ATTGGCGGAAAATGGTCATTTTTAATAATCAGGCATCTATTTGACGGTACCATGAGATTCGGTGAAATCAGAAAGTCGCTTCATAATATCAGCCCGAAGACATTGACCAGTTGTTTGAGGGAACTGGAAAAAAATAATATCCTTACCAGAAAAGTATATCCTACTATCCCGCCGGCAGTGGAATATACACTGACTGACAAAGGAAAGGATCTTAACAATATTATTAATGAAATGAAATTATGGGGAAAAAAGTGGACTTAG
- a CDS encoding transketolase family protein: MSNYKLVSPRDFIGETLIEYAEQNEKIVVIDSDLSSSVTTHKFAERFPERFFEMGIAEQNSMGVTTGLAFEGLIPFFVDFSIFVTGTVWTQLRQACYSKANIKIIGSHPGMDNGPDGATHHALEDIALSRVLPNLTVLIPADTYELKDMIKKALEINGPVYIRTARDVVPLYNNEKTGFELGKAQVIYDEGDDIAVIFEGTAGKQAFEGFELLREKGYKCKLINIRSLKPVDKELILKTGRAVKGIITVENHTIYGGLGSVIAEVLAAAEHKAVLRYVGVNDTFTESGKTAEVKEKYGLSKEKILEMAEEIIK, encoded by the coding sequence ATGAGTAATTATAAACTGGTATCCCCAAGAGATTTTATAGGTGAAACACTTATAGAATATGCAGAACAAAATGAAAAAATAGTAGTGATAGACAGTGACTTATCATCTTCTGTTACAACACATAAATTTGCAGAAAGATTTCCAGAAAGATTTTTTGAGATGGGAATAGCTGAACAGAATTCAATGGGAGTAACAACAGGACTTGCTTTTGAAGGATTAATTCCGTTTTTTGTGGATTTTTCCATATTTGTCACAGGTACTGTGTGGACACAGTTAAGACAGGCGTGTTATTCCAAAGCAAATATAAAAATAATAGGCTCACATCCCGGTATGGATAACGGGCCTGACGGTGCAACACACCATGCATTGGAGGATATAGCCCTCTCAAGGGTTCTGCCTAATCTTACTGTATTAATTCCGGCTGATACTTATGAACTGAAAGATATGATAAAAAAAGCACTTGAAATAAACGGGCCTGTGTATATAAGAACTGCAAGGGATGTAGTGCCTTTGTATAATAATGAAAAAACCGGTTTTGAACTTGGTAAGGCTCAGGTAATATATGATGAAGGCGACGATATAGCAGTGATATTTGAAGGAACAGCAGGAAAACAGGCATTTGAGGGGTTTGAACTTTTGAGGGAAAAAGGATATAAGTGCAAATTAATAAATATAAGAAGTCTAAAACCTGTAGATAAGGAACTGATATTAAAAACAGGAAGAGCTGTAAAAGGAATAATAACAGTAGAAAATCATACGATATACGGCGGTTTGGGATCTGTCATTGCAGAGGTACTCGCTGCTGCGGAACATAAGGCAGTACTCAGATATGTAGGGGTGAATGATACATTTACAGAATCAGGAAAGACTGCTGAAGTTAAGGAAAAATACGGATTAAGTAAAGAGAAAATATTAGAAATGGCAGAAGAAATAATAAAGTAA
- a CDS encoding VWA domain-containing protein, whose protein sequence is MKKKTMLFLLGALIFLFSSCTMTDRKEVVVVQQVMVEKPVEKIVYVDRVISTGKIESNGDVLIGSNSAVTIVNAKGATADLRSEYSIGTESYSEINENGFIDAKTSPLSTFSIDVDTASYTNVRRMLMTQGKMPPKDSVRIEEMINYFSYDYKKPEKENGKFGFDFEMGDSPWNNKNKILRIGIQGENLKEDKKPKSNLVFLIDVSGSMNHSNKLPLLKESFKKLVNNLNSEDRVSIVVYAGNAGVVLEPTSGKEKDKIIEALDNLSAGGSTAGGEGIKKAYDLAVKNLIKNGNNRVILATDGDFNVGVTSGAELEGLIASYKKKNIYLTILGFGMGNYKDDTMERLSNKGNGNYFYIDNLKEADKVFDQGLMGTLYTIAKDVKIQIEFNPAVVKEYRLIGYENRKLANEDFKNDKKDAGDVGSGHQVTVLYEIVPKNGNSETDVDKLVYQDSKVKNSSDIATFKLRYKEPDGDKSKELKEVLKQDIYKKNNTNDFNFAVSAAEFGMLLRNSEHKGNLTYEDVLKLAKNNKENDKYGYKAEFIQMIEKAAEIEKASENTKK, encoded by the coding sequence ATGAAGAAAAAGACAATGTTATTTTTATTGGGAGCATTAATTTTTTTATTCAGCAGCTGTACAATGACAGATAGAAAAGAAGTAGTGGTAGTGCAGCAGGTAATGGTGGAAAAGCCTGTAGAAAAGATTGTATATGTGGACAGGGTGATTTCAACAGGAAAAATAGAATCGAATGGTGATGTACTGATTGGAAGTAATTCAGCAGTTACTATTGTTAATGCCAAAGGTGCAACAGCAGATTTGAGAAGTGAGTATTCTATAGGGACAGAATCATATTCAGAGATAAATGAAAATGGATTTATAGATGCCAAAACATCACCATTATCTACATTTTCAATTGATGTAGATACAGCTTCATATACGAATGTACGCAGAATGCTTATGACACAGGGAAAAATGCCGCCGAAAGACTCTGTAAGAATAGAAGAAATGATAAATTATTTTTCTTATGATTATAAAAAGCCTGAAAAAGAAAACGGTAAGTTCGGGTTTGATTTTGAAATGGGTGATTCCCCGTGGAATAATAAGAATAAAATATTAAGAATAGGAATACAGGGGGAAAACCTCAAAGAAGACAAGAAACCAAAAAGTAACCTCGTATTTTTAATTGATGTGTCAGGTTCTATGAATCATAGTAACAAGCTTCCTCTTTTGAAGGAATCATTTAAAAAACTGGTGAATAATCTTAATTCAGAGGACAGAGTATCAATAGTAGTTTATGCAGGAAATGCAGGAGTGGTACTTGAACCTACTTCGGGAAAAGAAAAAGATAAGATAATAGAAGCACTGGATAACCTTAGTGCAGGAGGAAGCACAGCCGGGGGAGAGGGCATAAAGAAAGCTTATGACCTTGCAGTGAAGAATCTTATTAAAAACGGCAACAACAGAGTAATACTGGCAACAGACGGAGACTTTAACGTAGGAGTGACTTCGGGAGCAGAGCTGGAAGGGCTTATCGCCTCTTATAAAAAGAAAAATATCTATCTGACAATTCTTGGCTTTGGAATGGGGAATTATAAGGATGATACAATGGAAAGACTGAGTAACAAAGGAAATGGAAATTACTTTTATATAGATAATCTGAAAGAAGCAGATAAGGTTTTTGATCAGGGACTTATGGGAACTCTTTATACAATAGCAAAGGATGTAAAGATACAAATAGAGTTTAACCCTGCTGTAGTAAAGGAATACAGACTTATAGGCTATGAAAACAGAAAGCTTGCCAATGAAGATTTTAAAAATGATAAAAAAGATGCCGGAGACGTGGGATCAGGACATCAGGTGACGGTTCTTTATGAGATTGTTCCAAAAAACGGCAATTCTGAAACTGATGTAGATAAACTGGTATATCAGGATTCCAAAGTAAAGAACAGTTCTGATATAGCTACATTCAAGCTGCGTTACAAAGAGCCTGACGGTGATAAGAGCAAGGAATTAAAAGAAGTATTGAAACAGGATATTTATAAAAAGAATAATACAAATGATTTTAATTTTGCTGTATCAGCAGCTGAGTTCGGGATGCTGCTGAGAAATTCAGAACATAAAGGGAATCTTACATATGAAGATGTGCTGAAACTGGCAAAAAATAATAAAGAAAATGATAAATACGGATATAAGGCAGAATTTATCCAAATGATAGAGAAAGCCGCAGAAATAGAAAAAGCATCAGAAAATACAAAAAAATAA
- a CDS encoding PTS sugar transporter subunit IIA encodes MIISSRTIKILEYISRKEETTIRDIGENLLLSERIVRYEIDNINFIISAEKTASYIINKRGRLHMNNTSKMLEMIEDLKEVEKVSKQEREDYIFIKLLFDGKVNLKRLTEELDVSRTTIKKDLALLEKKMKKTGIELVANSLCFPVNDEFEKRKLLIDTLDKYIDEYLNGIGDNIVITGLKKMFTKEEQLLIEKFLKNISEHNLKTNKLYKTFYMYLIITIQRIKTNNLILKNENANFLKTTQEYQKINKEIVLLEKKFEILFTENEKLQIADFLTGLFSYSYNTSIFDVWIKINMFIKEIIKNVGKKLKINLEDDVWLLEGLMNHIKPAVYRIRNNINLKSMEVYYEEAREIYPRLFTVIKEELKALENLINTEFPENELLLFLIHFQAALERNRNNKGEIKNVLLVCIGGFGTTNILAYKLQRAYELNEIKIISYLEIDKSYRNIDAVITTADLNINVKENINVPVIKVSPFLTEKDTAILNEHGFSRKQNTYDISEIVKQLKKSADIKNKEEFREKLQSIFSVSIRGDEIGKKDLFYFLKEENIIFEKEELEKWEDAVEEGFRPLVQGKYVNESYSKSIIELINNFGSYMVVSEGLAIPHAENMNNVYKSGISLLYLKHPVVFPGSKKVNLLFCLSAVDKKDHVQSLEDILRLEEEFSFRKKMAETNSKEEITEILDKYKRFRR; translated from the coding sequence ATGATTATCAGTTCTAGAACAATAAAAATTCTGGAATATATTTCCAGAAAGGAAGAAACCACGATCAGAGATATTGGTGAAAATCTGTTGTTGTCTGAAAGAATAGTAAGATATGAAATTGATAATATTAATTTTATTATATCTGCTGAGAAAACTGCTTCATATATTATAAATAAAAGAGGCAGGCTGCATATGAATAATACTTCAAAAATGCTGGAAATGATTGAAGATCTGAAGGAAGTGGAGAAAGTATCAAAACAGGAGAGAGAAGATTATATATTTATAAAACTGCTGTTTGATGGAAAGGTAAATCTGAAAAGACTCACCGAAGAACTGGATGTAAGCAGGACGACTATAAAAAAGGATTTGGCTTTGCTGGAAAAGAAAATGAAAAAGACCGGGATAGAGCTGGTCGCCAATTCTCTTTGTTTTCCGGTAAATGATGAGTTTGAGAAAAGAAAACTGCTTATTGATACGCTGGACAAATATATAGATGAATATCTGAACGGGATCGGAGACAATATAGTGATTACCGGTTTGAAAAAGATGTTTACCAAAGAGGAACAGCTTCTCATAGAAAAGTTTTTGAAAAACATTTCCGAGCATAATTTGAAAACAAATAAACTTTATAAAACATTTTACATGTATCTTATTATTACAATTCAGAGAATAAAAACCAACAACCTTATTTTGAAAAATGAAAATGCTAATTTTTTGAAAACTACACAGGAGTATCAAAAAATAAACAAGGAAATAGTATTGCTGGAGAAAAAATTTGAAATATTGTTTACAGAAAATGAAAAATTACAGATAGCAGATTTTTTAACAGGATTATTTTCATATTCATATAATACGTCAATATTTGATGTGTGGATAAAAATAAACATGTTTATAAAAGAAATAATAAAGAATGTAGGGAAAAAATTAAAAATAAATCTCGAAGACGATGTCTGGCTTCTTGAAGGTCTGATGAATCATATAAAACCTGCTGTTTACAGAATACGTAATAATATAAATCTAAAAAGTATGGAAGTATATTACGAAGAGGCAAGGGAAATTTATCCAAGGCTTTTTACCGTGATAAAAGAAGAACTAAAAGCTTTGGAAAACCTCATAAATACAGAGTTTCCCGAAAATGAACTTCTGCTTTTCCTTATTCACTTTCAGGCAGCATTGGAAAGAAACAGAAATAATAAGGGAGAAATAAAAAATGTGCTGCTGGTATGTATAGGAGGGTTCGGTACGACAAATATACTGGCATATAAACTTCAAAGGGCCTATGAATTAAATGAAATAAAGATAATATCCTATCTGGAAATTGATAAATCTTACAGAAATATAGATGCTGTTATTACAACTGCAGATTTGAATATAAATGTAAAAGAAAATATTAATGTTCCCGTAATCAAGGTTTCTCCATTTCTCACTGAAAAAGATACTGCAATATTAAATGAACATGGTTTTTCCAGAAAACAGAATACATATGATATTTCAGAAATAGTAAAACAGCTGAAAAAAAGTGCGGATATAAAAAATAAAGAAGAATTCAGGGAAAAACTCCAGAGTATTTTCAGTGTAAGTATAAGAGGAGATGAAATCGGGAAAAAGGATTTGTTTTATTTTTTGAAAGAGGAAAATATAATCTTTGAAAAAGAAGAACTGGAAAAATGGGAAGATGCAGTGGAAGAAGGATTTAGGCCGTTGGTGCAAGGGAAGTATGTAAATGAAAGTTATTCTAAAAGTATAATAGAACTCATAAATAATTTCGGGTCATATATGGTAGTCAGTGAAGGTCTGGCAATTCCTCATGCAGAAAATATGAATAATGTGTATAAATCAGGGATAAGTCTTTTGTATTTAAAGCATCCGGTAGTATTTCCCGGCAGTAAAAAAGTAAATTTGTTATTCTGTCTGTCAGCGGTGGATAAAAAAGATCATGTACAGAGTCTGGAAGATATTCTCAGACTTGAAGAAGAATTTTCTTTCAGGAAAAAAATGGCAGAAACAAACTCAAAAGAGGAAATTACAGAGATTTTAGATAAATATAAAAGGTTCAGGAGGTGA
- a CDS encoding nitroreductase family protein, which yields MDFNELAKQRYAVRQYKPLKVEEEKMKKIIEAGWVIPTAKNLQPQRFLVVNDENELVKFDKVTRYHGAPLVIIVCSDRETAWRRPYDNKDTMDIDATIATTHMMMAAQDLGLGSCWITYFDPEALKKEFNIPDNLEAINILEIGYADGEAKSPDRHKEMRKPIEEIVFYNKFK from the coding sequence ATGGATTTTAATGAACTTGCGAAACAAAGATATGCGGTAAGGCAGTATAAACCTTTGAAAGTGGAAGAGGAAAAAATGAAAAAAATTATAGAGGCAGGCTGGGTTATTCCAACTGCAAAAAATCTTCAGCCGCAGAGATTTCTTGTAGTGAATGATGAGAATGAACTGGTAAAATTTGATAAAGTAACGAGATATCACGGAGCTCCCCTTGTCATAATAGTTTGTTCAGACCGTGAAACTGCATGGCGCCGTCCATATGACAATAAAGACACAATGGATATAGATGCAACAATAGCAACAACTCACATGATGATGGCTGCACAGGATCTGGGGCTTGGCTCATGCTGGATAACATATTTTGATCCCGAAGCTTTGAAAAAAGAGTTTAATATTCCGGATAATCTTGAAGCAATAAATATTCTGGAGATAGGTTATGCAGATGGAGAGGCAAAATCTCCTGACAGACATAAAGAGATGAGAAAACCCATTGAGGAAATTGTTTTTTATAATAAATTCAAATAG
- a CDS encoding PTS sugar transporter subunit IIA codes for MLTDYIKKEWIKLNVKAENWEEAIEKGGRELLEAGIITQSYIEAMKKAVKDMGAYFVVTKNVALPHAKAEEGILETGFGLITLKNPVEFGNVDNDPVKYIFCLAIKSSNEHIEILKELSELLEDKEFFRLLDSEKDGEKIYDYLKNKKI; via the coding sequence ATGCTGACCGATTACATAAAAAAAGAGTGGATAAAACTAAACGTAAAAGCGGAAAACTGGGAAGAAGCAATTGAAAAAGGCGGCAGAGAGCTGCTGGAAGCCGGTATAATAACCCAGAGTTATATAGAAGCTATGAAGAAAGCAGTAAAAGATATGGGAGCGTATTTTGTGGTAACTAAAAATGTAGCCCTTCCCCATGCAAAAGCAGAAGAGGGAATATTAGAAACAGGTTTCGGTCTTATTACATTAAAGAATCCCGTGGAATTCGGAAATGTAGATAATGATCCGGTAAAATATATATTTTGCCTTGCAATAAAAAGCAGTAACGAACACATAGAAATACTGAAAGAATTATCGGAACTTCTGGAAGATAAAGAGTTTTTCAGACTTTTGGACAGCGAAAAGGATGGAGAAAAAATTTATGATTATTTGAAAAATAAAAAAATATAA
- a CDS encoding transketolase encodes MKTKINTLKEEAKKNRKKILEMVYRANAGHPGGSLSVIDILTAIYANEIDFNSAERSRVVLSKGHATPALYAVLNELGFIEDSEFNTFRKVNSRLQGHPDKNKIPEIDANTGLLGQGLSIGVGMALGKKLKKDQNKVYVILGDGELHEGQVWEALMSAPHYKLDNLVAILDYNRLSSKDDVNKVMNLEPINDKIKAFNWELMEINGHSMEEITDAIEKAKGVKGKPVFIIADTVKGKGVSFMENNPKWHSGGLSDEEYKTGIEEIEAGGNNNE; translated from the coding sequence ATGAAAACTAAAATTAACACACTAAAAGAGGAAGCCAAAAAAAACAGAAAAAAAATATTAGAAATGGTATACAGAGCTAATGCAGGACATCCCGGAGGTTCGCTCTCGGTAATTGATATTCTTACTGCAATTTACGCCAATGAAATAGATTTTAACTCAGCCGAAAGAAGCAGGGTCGTATTATCAAAAGGACACGCCACTCCAGCTTTATATGCAGTGCTGAATGAACTTGGATTCATAGAAGACAGTGAATTCAATACTTTTAGAAAAGTAAACTCAAGATTACAAGGGCACCCCGATAAAAATAAAATTCCTGAAATAGATGCTAATACAGGACTTCTCGGTCAGGGACTTTCTATCGGTGTGGGAATGGCACTCGGTAAAAAGCTGAAAAAGGATCAAAATAAGGTCTATGTGATACTTGGAGACGGAGAGCTTCACGAAGGACAAGTATGGGAAGCATTAATGTCAGCACCGCATTATAAACTGGATAATCTTGTGGCAATACTCGACTATAACAGACTTTCTTCAAAAGATGATGTAAATAAAGTAATGAATCTGGAACCTATAAATGATAAAATAAAAGCCTTTAACTGGGAGTTGATGGAAATCAACGGACACAGTATGGAGGAAATCACTGACGCAATAGAAAAGGCTAAGGGAGTCAAGGGGAAACCTGTGTTTATAATCGCTGATACAGTAAAAGGAAAAGGCGTAAGCTTTATGGAAAATAATCCAAAATGGCACAGCGGAGGACTCAGCGATGAAGAATATAAAACAGGTATAGAGGAAATAGAAGCAGGAGGTAATAATAATGAGTAA
- a CDS encoding PTS sugar transporter subunit IIB: protein MKRGLVVCRTGMGSSMMLRIKLEQVIGENKFPIEMEHDVLSALSNYDVDFVVTMNDLVDQVKEDAKYTIGIEDLMNKGEIKEKLENYLKETKEV from the coding sequence ATGAAAAGAGGTCTTGTAGTATGCAGAACAGGTATGGGAAGCAGTATGATGCTCAGAATAAAACTTGAACAGGTAATAGGCGAAAATAAGTTTCCTATTGAAATGGAACATGATGTATTAAGTGCATTAAGCAACTATGATGTAGACTTCGTAGTAACCATGAATGATCTGGTAGATCAGGTAAAAGAAGATGCAAAATATACCATTGGAATAGAAGATCTTATGAATAAAGGGGAGATAAAGGAAAAACTGGAAAATTATCTAAAAGAAACCAAGGAGGTATAA